The Branchiostoma lanceolatum isolate klBraLanc5 chromosome 5, klBraLanc5.hap2, whole genome shotgun sequence region ggtgtgatgtaTGCGGTTATTCTACTGCACAGATGTCTAATTTGAAGAAgcacatggctacccacaccggggagaaaccttacaagtgtgaggttTGCAGCTATTCTGCAGTACAAAAGTCTGCTTTGAAGCATcacatcgctacccacactggggagaaaccttacatgtgtgatgtgtgtgGTTATTCTACAGCACGTATGTCTAACTTGAAGCGTCACAacgctacccacactggggagaaaccttacaggtgtgatgtaTGCGGTTATTCTACAGCACATATGTCTCATTTGAAGCAgcacatcgctacccacactggggagaaaccttacaggtgtgatgtaTGCGGTTATTCTACAGCACGAATGTCTCATTTGAAGCGTcacatcgctacccacactggggagaaaccttacaggtgtgatgtaTGTGGTTATTCTACAGCACATATGTCTCATTTGAAGCGTCAtatcgctacccacactggagagaaaccttacaggtgtgatgtaTGCGGTTATTCTACAGCACAGATGTCTAATTTGAAGAAgcacatcgctacccacactggggagaaaccttacaggtgtgatgtaTGCGGTTATTCTACAGCACGAATGTCTCATTTGAAGCGTcacatcgctacccacactggggagaaaccttacaggtgtgatgtaTGCGGTTATTCTACAGCACATATGTCTCATTTGAAGCGTCACATCGctactcacactggggagaaaccttacatgtgtgatgTATGTGGTTATTCTGCAGCTGACAAGTCTACGTTGAGGACTCACATGAAGAAACACGATTACAAGCCGCGCGACACCAATCTGAAGTGAGGCTGCAAGTTTGTGACCATTCCGTGTGCTTTCCTCTTCATGGAAGCCAATGAAGAGACACAAGCGAAGGACATGGAGTTTATTAGAGAAACTGGTTAAGTTAGCTGATGACTCTGCTATTCTTGGAACACGCTTATAGTTAGTTCTGTCCATACTCTTGTTGTGGTTGAGAATGCTGAAGGAGTGGAGAGGCCCGTGGTTAGATACAGGCGTCTGCCAGGATTCCTCGTGTGCATCAGAACCTGTATAACACCGTAAAGTTAGATGATGTGATACCTTCGTTATTATTGTAGTCGCCTTCTTTTTGATATTGTTCTTCTATCCTTGTTATGGTTTGTAACAGAATAGACTGTTGAGAGTATCAAATGAGAGGAGAGTTCTGTAGTTAGATGAAAGGATCTGCCATGGGTCTTTGTGTGCATCAGAATTAGCTGCGTAGTGTATTTACTTCCGCTATGAGAATACCAAAGTACTATAATTAGataaaggatccgccatgagaatgctaaagcagagaagaggcctatAGTTAGATAAAAGGATCCACCATGAGAATGAGAATACttaagcagagaagaggcctatAGTTAGAAAAAGGATCCACCATGAAAATACTAATTtaaaagcagagaagaggcctgtagttagattaAGTATCCACCATGAGACTGTTATATTGAAGCAGAGAAGAGGCATGTATTAGATAAAAGGGTCT contains the following coding sequences:
- the LOC136435895 gene encoding zinc finger protein 431-like, encoding MSNLKSHIATHTGEKPYMCDVCGYSTAQMSNLKSHIATHTGEKPYRCDVCGYSTAHMSNLKRHIATHTGEKPYRCDVCGYSTAQMSNLKKHMATHTGEKPYKCEVCSYSAVQKSALKHHIATHTGEKPYMCDVCGYSTARMSNLKRHNATHTGEKPYRCDVCGYSTAHMSHLKQHIATHTGEKPYRCDVCGYSTARMSHLKRHIATHTGEKPYRCDVCGYSTAHMSHLKRHIATHTGEKPYRCDVCGYSTAQMSNLKKHIATHTGEKPYRCDVCGYSTARMSHLKRHIATHTGEKPYRCDVCGYSTAHMSHLKRHIATHTGEKPYMCDVCGYSAADKSTLRTHMKKHDYKPRDTNLK